From the Xenorhabdus ishibashii genome, one window contains:
- the pgaA gene encoding poly-beta-1,6 N-acetyl-D-glucosamine export porin PgaA: MSYLYFHPMGFHRYRYKLLSLFISLSCLITTKSALADYDALIQQARNGNTHPMLEYIRQEEKQHRLSSSQIADWLQVASWAGYDDEVISLWQRYRSVAIPARGLSAVARAYRNQRQWSQAIQMWHTALALDKQNRDIKAGLIMTLADARQDTEARRLAQNLLTDKPDAANYRLLAYVDQAAGRTWDAMQMLSTAHKRFSGNQEVTQDYLFSLQNNRISEPAWHLAQQHATQLTTAQLRRLKADATAELVRLSMIPNRSEKERFDIADRALSRYEHMLNQWRNLPDAQQDYQQARIDRLGALLSRYRMQEVIDEYLLLQKQGIPVPKYAQKWAAAAYLNLRQPEKARNILRSLNYSSLNHPDGNISSSGKISSPNIPLEDDIVLFYANVESEHLDAAQQLATDIKQRNPYMLNVFGSPIRVPNDDWLQGQQFLAESAQLREDLPEAEKRFTHLARTAPGNQKLRIDLAAIWLDRGWPRRAESELKQIEGLDHRNLALEIQQGYTALTLQEWRQMDLLADDVFTRAPEDMSAKRLNRLRNVHHMSELQVKVNQGINSDNPESGKHSTDIDTVLYSPPFEDNWRLFAGGAYNRSQFSEGRGLNRDLRGGVEWRSRDLWLESEVSARHYRHGNKIGLRISSWYDFNDQWRLGGSAERFARNTPLRALSNNIHANGGQIYTRWRYSERSQWSARFAPVFFSDGNHRFEYGIDGLQRLYTASYLKLDAQLELSTTHNTRQNTPYFNPKNDFTFLPELEADHIMYRHYQTVWSQQVVAGIGQYWQRGYGSSLITMVGYGQRIKWNDVIDAGVRLTLDKRPYDGKRESNLQAAFDLIYRF; encoded by the coding sequence GTGTCATATCTTTATTTCCATCCGATGGGCTTTCATAGATATCGGTATAAGTTGTTATCGTTATTTATATCACTAAGTTGTTTAATAACAACGAAATCCGCTCTGGCAGATTACGATGCATTAATTCAACAAGCCAGAAATGGTAATACCCACCCCATGCTCGAATATATTCGTCAGGAAGAAAAACAACATCGTCTTTCTTCTTCGCAAATTGCTGATTGGTTACAAGTTGCAAGCTGGGCTGGATATGATGATGAAGTCATTTCTCTCTGGCAACGCTACCGCTCAGTGGCGATACCCGCCAGAGGGCTTTCGGCTGTTGCCAGGGCTTATCGCAACCAACGCCAATGGTCACAAGCAATCCAGATGTGGCATACAGCTCTGGCTCTGGACAAACAGAACAGAGATATCAAAGCTGGCCTTATTATGACGCTCGCCGATGCCAGACAGGACACAGAAGCTCGCCGTTTGGCACAAAATTTATTGACTGATAAACCTGATGCCGCTAATTACCGTTTGCTGGCCTATGTTGATCAAGCGGCTGGTCGGACATGGGATGCCATGCAAATGCTTTCTACCGCGCATAAACGGTTTTCCGGCAATCAAGAAGTCACCCAAGACTATCTGTTCAGCCTACAAAACAATCGGATCAGTGAACCTGCATGGCACTTGGCACAACAGCACGCAACACAATTGACCACGGCGCAACTGCGCAGGCTGAAAGCTGACGCCACAGCAGAATTAGTTCGTTTGTCAATGATCCCTAATCGTAGTGAAAAAGAGCGCTTTGACATTGCTGACAGGGCACTTTCCCGCTACGAGCATATGCTAAATCAATGGCGCAACCTACCTGATGCACAACAAGATTACCAACAGGCGCGCATTGATAGGCTTGGTGCCCTTCTTTCTCGCTATCGGATGCAAGAAGTTATTGATGAATACCTGCTCTTGCAAAAACAAGGCATACCTGTGCCGAAATATGCCCAGAAATGGGCAGCAGCAGCCTACCTGAATCTGCGCCAGCCAGAAAAAGCACGGAATATTCTGCGTTCTTTGAACTATTCCTCTTTGAATCATCCCGATGGAAATATCTCGTCGTCTGGGAAAATATCATCACCCAATATCCCCCTTGAAGATGATATCGTCCTTTTTTATGCGAATGTGGAAAGTGAGCATCTGGATGCAGCCCAACAACTTGCTACCGATATCAAGCAACGCAATCCTTATATGCTTAATGTCTTTGGTTCTCCCATTCGCGTTCCGAATGATGACTGGCTACAAGGCCAGCAGTTTTTAGCGGAATCTGCACAATTACGTGAAGATCTCCCCGAAGCAGAAAAACGCTTTACCCATTTAGCCCGCACAGCCCCCGGAAACCAGAAATTACGAATTGACCTGGCGGCTATCTGGCTGGATCGTGGTTGGCCACGTCGTGCCGAAAGTGAATTAAAACAAATTGAAGGGCTCGATCACCGCAATTTGGCGTTGGAAATCCAGCAAGGTTATACCGCACTTACCCTGCAAGAATGGCGGCAGATGGATTTGCTGGCTGATGATGTTTTTACCCGCGCCCCAGAAGATATGTCCGCAAAACGCCTTAACCGTCTGCGCAATGTGCATCATATGTCAGAATTGCAAGTTAAAGTCAATCAAGGCATTAATTCAGATAATCCAGAAAGCGGCAAACACAGTACAGACATTGACACTGTACTTTATAGTCCTCCTTTTGAGGATAACTGGCGCTTATTTGCTGGTGGTGCTTACAATCGCAGCCAATTTTCAGAAGGCCGAGGTTTGAACCGTGATTTACGCGGCGGTGTAGAGTGGCGTTCGCGGGATCTTTGGCTGGAAAGTGAGGTTTCTGCACGTCATTATCGTCATGGCAACAAGATAGGATTGCGGATCTCATCCTGGTATGATTTCAATGATCAATGGCGATTGGGCGGCTCCGCAGAACGCTTCGCCCGTAATACCCCCCTGCGAGCATTAAGCAATAATATCCACGCCAATGGCGGACAAATTTACACTCGCTGGCGATACAGCGAACGCAGCCAATGGAGTGCTCGCTTTGCCCCTGTATTCTTTTCAGATGGTAACCATCGTTTTGAATATGGCATTGATGGCCTTCAACGCCTATATACCGCCTCTTACCTGAAGCTCGATGCACAGTTGGAACTGAGTACAACTCACAATACCCGGCAAAATACACCCTATTTCAATCCTAAAAACGACTTTACCTTCCTGCCTGAACTGGAAGCCGATCACATCATGTATCGGCACTATCAAACCGTCTGGAGTCAGCAAGTTGTGGCAGGGATTGGGCAATATTGGCAGCGGGGATATGGCAGTAGCCTTATCACAATGGTGGGGTATGGCCAACGTATTAAATGGAATGATGTTATTGATGCAGGGGTAAGGCTCACGCTGGATAAACGTCCTTACGACGGTAAACGAGAAAGTAATCTGCAAGCTGCTTTTGATTTAATCTATCGGTTCTAA
- the menH gene encoding 2-succinyl-6-hydroxy-2,4-cyclohexadiene-1-carboxylate synthase, producing MPARITGTGGGSVKLNCRTFHSHNQGIWLVWLHGLLGTGDDWSPIVSACDRYPSLVIDLPGHGNSVDVNLTGGFAEMSELLMATLAEYQINDYCLIGYSLGGRIAMYHAIYNKQDGLCGLLVEGGNPGLFSQQERDVRLRNDQHWAQRFRQEPMMSVLADWYQQPIFADLTAAQRKQLIHLRDQNKGDRIADMLENTSLGRQPWLLPALQQIPIPFSYLCGENDHKFQSIAQQYRLPLTTIPQVGHNAHYGNPVAFTSAVNSFLSFFG from the coding sequence ATGCCTGCAAGAATTACTGGCACAGGTGGCGGCTCTGTGAAACTAAATTGCCGAACATTTCATTCTCATAACCAAGGGATATGGTTAGTTTGGTTACATGGGTTATTAGGAACAGGCGACGATTGGTCTCCTATCGTGAGTGCTTGTGATCGATATCCTTCATTGGTTATTGATTTACCTGGGCACGGTAATTCCGTCGATGTGAATTTGACCGGTGGTTTTGCCGAGATGAGTGAATTGCTGATGGCAACTCTGGCTGAGTATCAAATTAATGATTACTGTTTGATTGGCTATTCACTGGGAGGACGAATAGCGATGTACCATGCGATTTATAACAAACAGGACGGTTTGTGTGGGTTGCTGGTGGAGGGAGGAAATCCGGGTTTGTTTTCCCAGCAGGAGCGTGATGTACGATTGCGCAATGATCAGCATTGGGCGCAGCGTTTTCGTCAAGAGCCAATGATGTCAGTCTTGGCTGATTGGTATCAACAACCGATATTTGCTGATTTAACGGCGGCACAGCGTAAGCAACTTATTCATCTGCGTGATCAAAACAAGGGAGATCGTATCGCTGATATGCTAGAAAATACTTCTTTAGGGCGACAACCTTGGTTACTTCCTGCCTTACAGCAAATACCTATTCCTTTCTCTTACTTATGTGGAGAAAATGATCATAAATTCCAGAGCATAGCGCAGCAATATAGGCTGCCATTAACAACCATTCCTCAAGTTGGGCATAATGCTCATTATGGCAATCCTGTGGCTTTTACCAGCGCAGTGAACTCTTTTTTATCATTTTTTGGTTAA
- the menD gene encoding 2-succinyl-5-enolpyruvyl-6-hydroxy-3-cyclohexene-1-carboxylic-acid synthase, translating to MSNSALNRRWAELLLEALTRHGLRHICIAPGSRSTALTLAGAGNRKLICHTHFDERGLGYLALGLSKASKEPVAVIVTSGTAVANLYPSLIEAGLTGERLVFLTADRPPELIDCGANQAIRQVGIFASHPAQTLALPLPTTEVPASWLVSSIDNAMSNLKQGALHINCPFAEPLYGGEMTLHQDWLQTLGEWWRGNEPWLAQPEMHTTIKAGDWDSWQKKRGIVLAGRMSAEEGKYVAQWAKEMGWPLIGDVLSQTGQPLPYADLWLTHSRTQEILAQGQLVIQFGASLTGKRLLQWQAKCQPEQYWIVDPIAGRLDPANHRGRKFTCSVTDWLREHPAYSQAPWADELNLWSKSAFKCVETKLTGEFSEAAVAHQLPQLLPEQGQLFVGNSLIVRLVDALGQLPVGYPVYSNRGASGIDGLIATAAGVQRATNKPILTIIGDISALYDLNSLALLRNLSAPMLLIIVNNNGGQIFSLLPTPQEERQRFYCMPQDVSFDHVAAMFGLNYAAPQNWPELKRCAQQAWDRKETTLVELKVSGNEGVICLQELLAQVAAL from the coding sequence ATGTCAAACAGCGCACTCAACCGCCGCTGGGCGGAACTTTTATTGGAAGCATTAACCCGCCACGGATTGCGTCATATCTGCATTGCTCCTGGATCTCGTTCAACAGCATTGACATTGGCTGGCGCAGGAAATCGTAAATTGATCTGTCATACCCATTTTGATGAGCGTGGATTGGGATATTTGGCTTTAGGATTGTCAAAAGCGAGCAAAGAGCCGGTTGCGGTTATTGTGACGTCTGGAACAGCCGTTGCCAATTTGTACCCTTCTTTAATTGAAGCGGGATTGACGGGAGAACGATTGGTGTTTCTCACCGCAGATAGGCCACCTGAACTAATCGATTGTGGTGCTAATCAAGCTATTCGTCAGGTAGGCATTTTTGCTTCCCATCCCGCGCAAACTTTAGCATTGCCACTGCCAACTACAGAAGTTCCCGCCAGTTGGTTGGTTTCTTCCATCGATAATGCAATGTCAAACCTGAAACAGGGTGCTCTACATATTAATTGTCCGTTTGCGGAGCCTTTGTATGGTGGTGAGATGACATTGCATCAAGACTGGTTGCAAACATTGGGAGAGTGGTGGCGAGGGAATGAACCGTGGTTGGCTCAGCCAGAAATGCATACCACAATCAAAGCCGGTGATTGGGATAGCTGGCAGAAAAAACGGGGGATTGTACTGGCAGGAAGAATGAGCGCAGAGGAGGGCAAATATGTTGCCCAATGGGCAAAAGAGATGGGATGGCCGCTTATTGGTGATGTGTTATCCCAAACCGGGCAGCCTTTGCCATATGCAGATTTATGGCTGACTCACTCTCGTACCCAGGAAATTCTGGCGCAAGGGCAATTGGTGATCCAATTTGGTGCTAGCCTGACAGGTAAGCGGTTATTGCAATGGCAGGCTAAATGTCAACCTGAGCAATATTGGATTGTCGATCCGATTGCGGGCAGGCTTGATCCTGCGAATCATAGAGGGCGCAAATTCACTTGCAGCGTGACTGATTGGTTACGGGAACATCCTGCATATTCACAAGCACCTTGGGCAGATGAATTAAATTTATGGTCAAAAAGCGCATTTAAGTGTGTTGAAACCAAGTTGACGGGAGAATTTAGCGAGGCAGCGGTTGCACATCAACTGCCTCAATTGTTGCCAGAACAGGGGCAATTGTTTGTCGGCAATAGCTTGATTGTGCGTTTGGTTGATGCTTTGGGGCAGCTTCCCGTGGGGTATCCGGTCTACAGCAACCGAGGTGCCAGTGGTATAGATGGGTTGATTGCAACCGCAGCAGGTGTTCAGAGGGCAACAAATAAACCGATACTAACGATTATAGGTGACATCTCCGCCCTCTATGATCTGAATAGTCTGGCTTTATTACGCAATCTTTCTGCTCCCATGTTATTGATCATAGTGAATAATAATGGCGGACAGATTTTTTCTCTGTTACCAACACCACAGGAAGAGCGCCAGCGTTTTTACTGTATGCCGCAAGATGTCAGTTTTGATCATGTTGCTGCTATGTTCGGCCTAAACTATGCGGCACCACAAAATTGGCCGGAATTAAAACGATGTGCCCAACAAGCATGGGATCGTAAGGAGACGACATTGGTTGAGTTAAAGGTTTCAGGTAATGAAGGAGTTATATGCCTGCAAGAATTACTGGCACAGGTGGCGGCTCTGTGA